One Tursiops truncatus isolate mTurTru1 chromosome 3, mTurTru1.mat.Y, whole genome shotgun sequence DNA segment encodes these proteins:
- the SLC4A9 gene encoding LOW QUALITY PROTEIN: anion exchange protein 4 (The sequence of the model RefSeq protein was modified relative to this genomic sequence to represent the inferred CDS: inserted 3 bases in 2 codons; deleted 1 base in 1 codon; substituted 3 bases at 3 genomic stop codons) produces the protein MKLPDQEEFEVSSACENIPTGELYSGPGSGPSPDGPLDTDSREQGVPKDPLPFIQLNELLGWPQALEWRETGSSPVSPLLNLGEMPSVTLSAPLHHRWLLFEEKLEVGAGRWSAPXVPTVALPSLQKLCSLMAKGLVLLDCPAQSLLELAEQVTRAESLSPELRGQLXRPPHLTQTTGTSPCXGAASPREASYEEEAPLKGQYQNPLRQKLPPGAEAGSVLAGELGFLEQPVGVFVRLRDPVVLGPLTEVPLPSRFFCLLLGPPTQGRGHHEMGQAVAILLSDPQFQWSVRWATNFHDLLAALDAFLEEVTVLPLGRWDPTAQITPPKCLPSENKRLPSQLWEPKSPSARRRTPAEDRHGRGPHVASPELRRTGRGGELRLLVQDVRQKASWYPKDFLDALHPQCFSAVLYIYLVTVTNAITFGGLLGEATDGAQGVLESFPGAALTGAAFCLMASQPLTILSSTGPVLVFEHLLFSFSRDHSLDYLPFCLWVGIWVATFCLVLVATEASVLVRYFTHFTEEGFCALISLVFIYDAMGKMLTLTHAYPIQRPGSPAYGCQYTDPGGNESQWTSTKPKDRDDIFSVDLGLVNASLLSPPECARQGGHPHGPGCHTVPDIAFFSILFFVTSFLFAMALKHVKTSCFFPSMVCKMLGDFFSVLAILRGCGLDAFLGLPTPKLTVPREFXPTLPGHGWLVLPFGANPWWLSVAAALPALLLSILIFMDQQITGVILNRTEYRLQKGAGFHLDLLCVSVLMLLTSALGLPWYVSATVISLAHMDSLWRESRACVPGEAPSFLGIREQRPTGLAVFILTRISIFLAPILKFIPMPLLYGIFLYMGVTAISSIQFTKRVQLLLMPAKHQPDLLLLGHVPLRRVQFFTAIQLACLGLLWIIKSTPAAIIFLLMLLDLVGVRKALEWVFSPQALLWLDEPMPEERSITEKELEPEYSFSGSDNEDSELMYQPXAPEINISVN, from the exons ATGAAGCTGCCAGACCAGGAGGAGTTTGAAGTCTCCAGTGCTTGTGAAAATATACCCACAGGAGAGCTGTACAGTGGCCCTGGCTCTGGCCCCAGCCCTGACGGCCCCTTAGACACAGACAGCAGGGAACAGGGGGTACCCAAGGACCCTCTGCCTTTCATTCAGCTGAATGAGCTGCTGGGCTGGCCCCAGGCACTGGAgtggagagagacaggca GCTCTCCTGTGTCCCCACTACTGAACCTGGGAGAGATGCCCTCAGTAACATTGTCTGCCCCTCTTCACCACAGGTGGCTGCTGTTTGAGGAGAAGTTGGAAGTGGGTGCAGGCAGGTGGAGCGCCCC TGTGCCCACCGTGGCACtgcccagcctccagaagctCTGCAGCCTGATGGCCAAGGGCCTTGTCCTGCTGGACTGTCCAGCTCAGAGCCTCCTGGAGCTGGCGG AGCAGGTGACCAGAGCGGAGTCGCTGAGCCCAGAGCTGAGAGGGCAGC AGAGACCCCCACACCTCACCCAGACCACAGGCACCAGCCCCTGCTGAG GAGCTGCTAGTCCAAGAGAGGCTTCTTACGAGGAGGAAGCCCCCCTGAAGGGACAG TATCAGAACCCTCTGAGACAGAAGCTCCCACCAGGGGCTGAAGCAGGGTCTGTGCTGGCAGGAGAGCTCGGCTTCCTGGAACAGCCAGTGGGGGTCTTTGTGCGACTGCGGGATCCAGTGGTTCTGGGGCCCCTTACTGAGGTGCCCCTCCCCAGCAG GTTTTTCTGCCTT CTCCTTGGCCCTCCCACACAGGGAAGGGGCCACCATGAGATGGGCCAGGCAGTGGCCATCCTCCTCAGTGACCCG CAATTCCAGTGGTCAGTTCGGTGGGCCACCAACTTTCATGACCTTCTGGCAGCCCTGGATGCTTTCCTAGAGGAGGTGACAGTGCTCCCTCTAGGTCGATGGGACCCAACAGCTCAGATTACCCCGCCTAAATGTCTGCCTTCTGAGAACAAAAG GCTCCCCTCGCAACTGTGGGAGCCCAAGAGTCCCTCTGCCCGGCGAAGGACCCCGGCTGAGGACAGGCACGGCCGCGGGCCGCACGTGGCCAGCCCGGAGTTGCGGCGGACTGGCAGGGGTGGAGAGCTGCG GCTCCTTGTCCAGGACGTGCGCCAGAAGGCCTCGTGGTACCCCAAAGACTTCTTGGACGCCCTGCACCCCCAGTGCTTCTCGGCCGTGCTCTACATTTACCTGGTTACCGTCACTAACGCCATCACTTTCGGGGGTCTGCTGGGAGAAGCCACCGACGGTGCTCAG GGGGTGCTGGAAAGCTTCCCGGGCGCGGCACTGACTGGAGCTGCCTTCTGCCTGATGGCCAGCCAGCCCCTCACCATCCTCAGCAGCACTGGGCCAGTGCTAGTCTTTGAACACCTGCTCTTCTCCTTCAGCAG AGATCACAGCCTGGACTACCTGCCCTTCTGCCTGTGGGTGGGCATCTGGGTGGCCACCTTCTGCCTGGTGCTGGTGGCCACGGAGGCCAGCGTGCTGGTGCGCTACTTTACCCACTTCACCGAGGAAGGCTTCTGTGCTCTTATCAGCCTCGTCTTCATTTATGATGCCATGGGCAAAATGCTGACCTTGACCCATGCCTATCCCATCCAGAGACCTGGCTCTCCTGCCTATGGCTGCCAGTACACAGACCCAGGAG gaAATGAGTCTCAGTGGACAAGCACAAAGCCAAAAGACAGAGATGATATCTTCAGCGTG G ACCTAGGCCTGGTCAATGCATCCTTGCTGTCCCCACCTGAGTGTGCCCGGCAGGGAGGCCATCCTCATGGGCCTGGCTGTCATACAGTCCCAGACATTGCcttcttctccattctcttcttcGTTACTTCCTTCCTCTTTGCCATGGCCCTCAAGCACGTAAAGACCAGCTGCTTCTTCCCCTCCATG GTGTGCAAGATGCTGGGTGACTTCTTCTCAGTCCTGGCCATCCTGCGGGGCTGTGGCCTTGATGCCTTCCTGGGCCTACCCACGCCGAAGCTCACGGTGCCCAGAGAGTTCTAG CCCACACTACCTGGACATGGCTGGCTAGTGTTACCTTTTGGAGCCAACCCCTGGTGGCTGAGTGTGGCAGccgccctgcctgccctgctATTGTCTATCCTCATCTTCATGGACCAGCAGATCACAGGGGTCATCCTCAACCGCACTGAATATAGACTGCAG AAGGGGGCTGGCTTCCACCTGGACCTCCTCTGTGTGTCCGTGCTGATGCTGCTTACATCAGCTCTTGGGCTGCCCTGGTATGTCTCAGCCACTGTCATCTCCCTGGCCCACATGGACAGTCTTTGGAGAGAAAGCAGAGCCTGTGTCCCAGGGGAGGCTCCCAGCTTCCTGGGCATCAG AGAGCAGAGGCCGACGGGCCTGGCGGTGTTCATCCTCACAAGAATCTCCATCTTCCTGGCACCTATACTCA AATTCATCCCAATGCCTCTGCTCTATGGCATCTTCCTATACATGGGGGTGACAGCAATTAGCAGCATCCAG TTCACGAAGAGGGTGCAGCTATTATTGATGCCAGCAAAGCACCAGCCGGACCTTCTGCTCTTGGGGcatgtgcctctgaggagggtcCAGTTCTTCACAGCCATCCAACTTGCCTGCCTGGGTCTGCTTTGGATAATCAAGTCTACCCCTGCAGCCATCATCTTCCTCCTCATG TTGCTAGACCTGGTGGGGGTCCGAAAAGCATTGGAGTGGGTCTTCTCACCACAGGCACTCCTCTGGCTGGATGAGCCGATGCCAGAGGAGAGAAGCATCACTGAGAAGGAGCTGGAGCCAGAGTACTCATTCAGTGGAAGTGACAATGAAGAT TCAGAGCTGATGTATCAGCCATAGGCTCCGGAAATCAACATCTCTGTGAATTAG